In Coriobacteriaceae bacterium, a single window of DNA contains:
- a CDS encoding Hpt domain-containing protein has translation MISMREAYEKIGANYDDACARLMGEEMLARFALKFLDDESMDKLEAAMAAGDAEGAFMAAHTLKGVSQNLGFDNLYEPAVVVTEALRGAGSVDGAREGMHALQQQYAATMSALREVAE, from the coding sequence ATGATTTCCATGCGTGAGGCGTATGAGAAGATCGGCGCTAATTATGATGACGCGTGCGCTCGGCTGATGGGCGAGGAAATGCTTGCCCGCTTTGCCCTCAAGTTTTTGGATGACGAGAGCATGGACAAGCTGGAGGCCGCCATGGCGGCAGGAGACGCCGAAGGTGCGTTTATGGCAGCGCACACGCTCAAGGGCGTGAGCCAGAACCTGGGATTCGATAATCTGTACGAGCCGGCGGTCGTGGTGACCGAAGCGCTGCGCGGTGCCGGCTCCGTTGACGGCGCTCGCGAGGGAATGCATGCGCTGCAGCAGCAATATGCAGCTACGATGTCGGCCCTGCGCGAGGTGGCCGAGTAA
- a CDS encoding diguanylate cyclase: MLNNHEVNLTDEEAAAEVARVAKTYPVVRLLSADQIKSEPNCLLAGDRCPCLRQASLEALTDSDEVSEQLLNDGVEYRAHLRPLKVEGKPHVLLMVRPIDGQEAAEEDLVYTDVLTSVHNRRYYEEKLRSARMNAGVAMIDLDDFRVFNDTCGRHAGDLALGAVATAMRSGIRSTDELVRYGCDKFVVVMPNIPSDDFTRRLHQVSDAVRSTIIPGHEYVSLTACVGGVRIHGETVDEGVGRAVQLLSRAKAKAGTVVTDADSIEAFQSERPLVLIVDDSEMNRVILSEMLKDEYCILEADNGRAALDIVDRYGDELSLVLLDIVMPGISGFEVLAGLSRRSVGDNLPVIMISSEDSDDMVLRAYELGASDYINRPFDSRVVRRRVSNTIRLYAKQRRLTSLLSQQYNERVKNSRMLIDIMAGVMELRNGESGRHVTNIEKLTELLLGCLVQRSDTISLDNEERSTIALASALHDIGKMSIDDAILNKPGRLTPEEFEIMKTHTTIGADMLLELGSHHAGNALMEYAYQIARWHHERWDGKGYPDGLKGDEIPIAAQVVSVADVYDALTSVRVYKDAIPHKEAIQMILDGKCGTFNPLLLDCLLEVQDQIAETLARPADVVAFPTI; this comes from the coding sequence ATGCTCAATAATCACGAGGTCAATCTAACCGACGAGGAGGCTGCCGCCGAGGTCGCCCGTGTCGCGAAGACCTACCCCGTGGTACGTTTACTGTCGGCCGATCAGATTAAGAGCGAGCCTAACTGCCTGCTCGCCGGCGATCGCTGCCCTTGTTTGCGCCAGGCAAGTCTTGAGGCCTTGACAGATTCCGATGAGGTGTCGGAGCAACTGCTCAACGATGGCGTTGAGTACCGTGCCCATCTGCGCCCTCTGAAGGTCGAGGGCAAGCCTCATGTCCTGCTGATGGTGCGTCCGATCGATGGGCAAGAGGCTGCAGAAGAGGACCTTGTCTACACCGACGTGCTGACGAGCGTGCATAATCGCCGGTATTACGAGGAAAAGCTCCGAAGCGCCCGCATGAATGCCGGCGTTGCGATGATCGACCTTGATGATTTTAGGGTCTTCAACGATACGTGTGGCCGTCATGCCGGCGACCTTGCGCTCGGTGCTGTGGCGACAGCCATGCGCAGCGGAATCCGTTCGACTGACGAGCTTGTGCGCTATGGCTGCGACAAGTTTGTGGTTGTCATGCCCAATATTCCCTCCGATGACTTCACCCGTCGCCTGCATCAGGTGTCCGATGCCGTTCGTTCCACGATTATTCCGGGCCATGAGTACGTGAGCTTGACGGCATGTGTTGGTGGCGTTCGCATTCATGGCGAGACGGTCGATGAGGGCGTTGGCCGCGCTGTCCAGTTACTGAGCCGCGCTAAGGCAAAAGCCGGTACGGTCGTGACCGATGCCGATTCCATCGAGGCCTTCCAAAGCGAAAGGCCTTTGGTGCTTATTGTCGATGACTCCGAGATGAACCGAGTCATTCTCAGCGAGATGCTCAAGGACGAATATTGCATCCTCGAGGCCGATAACGGTCGTGCGGCGCTCGACATTGTCGACCGCTATGGCGATGAGTTGTCGCTCGTGCTGCTGGACATTGTCATGCCGGGCATAAGCGGCTTTGAGGTGCTGGCCGGTCTGTCGCGCCGATCGGTTGGTGACAATCTGCCTGTCATCATGATTTCGAGCGAAGACTCCGATGATATGGTTCTGCGCGCGTACGAGCTAGGCGCCTCGGACTATATCAACCGCCCGTTTGACTCCCGTGTCGTGCGCCGCCGTGTAAGCAACACCATCCGCCTATACGCCAAACAGCGCCGCCTGACGAGCCTGCTGTCCCAGCAGTACAACGAGCGTGTCAAGAACAGTCGCATGCTCATCGACATCATGGCTGGCGTCATGGAGCTTCGCAACGGCGAGAGCGGCAGGCACGTTACGAACATCGAAAAGCTGACCGAGCTGCTGCTTGGCTGTCTGGTCCAGCGTAGCGACACCATTTCCCTTGACAATGAGGAGCGCTCCACGATTGCCCTGGCTTCGGCGCTGCACGATATCGGCAAGATGTCGATTGACGATGCGATTCTCAACAAACCCGGGCGCCTTACGCCCGAGGAGTTCGAGATTATGAAGACGCATACCACAATCGGCGCCGACATGCTGCTTGAGCTGGGTAGCCATCACGCCGGCAATGCGCTTATGGAATATGCGTACCAGATTGCGCGTTGGCATCACGAGCGCTGGGACGGCAAGGGTTATCCCGATGGCCTTAAGGGCGACGAAATTCCCATTGCCGCACAGGTGGTTTCGGTGGCCGACGTGTACGATGCTCTGACGAGCGTGCGCGTGTACAAGGACGCTATCCCGCACAAGGAGGCAATTCAGATGATCCTGGACGGTAAGTGCGGCACCTTTAACCCGCTGCTGCTCGATTGTCTGCTCGAGGTGCAAGACCAAATTGCCGAGACGTTGGCACGCCCCGCTGACGTCGTCGCGTTTCCCACGATTTAG
- a CDS encoding alpha/beta fold hydrolase — MDFTVENAGTTIACREYAGPVVSSDAPALVCVHGACVDGVFFDGIARELACDYRVITYDRRGCGESGDAADGRYDLAAQAADLQVVIEHIGAPANVLAHSAGTLVALELLRANPAIISRAILHEPAVTDEGAGLGAAPVLLEMIAAGKVSRALRAFLGAIGDSDPEAPKLTEAEAKHALRNGRSFMANEYGITMTCVPDWDSVRASKTVAAVLLGELSIGTPREAGTRVAAELLDCPLVMVPGAHNGLRDRPGAAAQTVLGILGL, encoded by the coding sequence ATGGATTTTACGGTCGAGAATGCGGGCACTACGATCGCCTGCCGCGAGTATGCCGGCCCGGTTGTATCGTCCGATGCACCCGCCTTGGTTTGCGTGCACGGTGCGTGCGTCGACGGTGTCTTTTTTGACGGCATCGCCCGCGAGCTCGCCTGTGACTATCGCGTCATTACCTACGACCGCCGCGGTTGCGGCGAGAGCGGCGACGCTGCAGACGGACGCTACGACCTCGCCGCCCAAGCCGCCGACCTGCAGGTCGTTATCGAGCATATTGGCGCTCCGGCAAACGTGCTCGCGCACAGTGCCGGTACGTTGGTGGCCCTGGAGCTTCTCCGTGCAAACCCCGCCATAATCTCGCGTGCGATTCTGCATGAACCCGCCGTGACGGATGAGGGCGCCGGTCTGGGCGCGGCCCCGGTTTTGCTCGAGATGATCGCCGCGGGAAAGGTCTCCAGGGCATTACGGGCCTTCCTGGGCGCCATCGGCGATTCGGACCCTGAGGCCCCCAAGTTAACCGAGGCGGAAGCCAAGCATGCCCTGCGCAACGGCCGCAGTTTCATGGCGAACGAATACGGGATTACTATGACCTGCGTTCCCGATTGGGATAGCGTCCGTGCGTCGAAAACGGTGGCCGCCGTGCTCCTGGGCGAGCTCTCGATTGGCACGCCTCGCGAGGCGGGCACGAGGGTGGCGGCTGAGCTTTTGGACTGTCCGCTCGTAATGGTTCCCGGCGCGCACAACGGCCTGCGCGATCGCCCGGGAGCGGCTGCCCAGACTGTCCTTGGCATCCTGGGGCTCTAA
- a CDS encoding radical SAM protein: MSTFLNAGPIFGPVRSRRLGLSLGVNMMPASGKICTFDCIYCENGLNAERPCHEPYNTAAVVLDALEVKLREMAAEGKLPDVITFAGNGEPTAAPEFPQAIAGAVALRDELAPNTKIAVLSNGTRADRPQVHDALMMVDDNILKLDTVDPAFIQLLDQPVGPYDVEHQIETFASFNGRVIIQTIFLTGEHRGKSLDNTGEEYVGPWLAALERIRPQETTIYTVARETPVAGLAKAAPEALDTIAARVRALGIPCQVSY; encoded by the coding sequence ATGTCTACGTTTTTGAATGCCGGCCCCATCTTTGGGCCCGTTCGCAGCCGTCGCCTGGGCCTTTCGCTCGGCGTCAACATGATGCCGGCCAGCGGCAAAATCTGCACGTTCGACTGCATTTACTGCGAAAACGGTCTCAACGCTGAGCGCCCCTGCCATGAGCCGTACAACACAGCTGCCGTGGTACTCGACGCGCTCGAGGTAAAGCTGCGCGAGATGGCAGCCGAGGGCAAGCTCCCCGATGTAATCACCTTCGCAGGCAACGGCGAGCCCACCGCCGCACCGGAGTTTCCGCAGGCCATCGCCGGCGCCGTCGCGCTGCGCGACGAGCTGGCCCCAAACACCAAGATTGCCGTGCTTTCCAACGGCACGCGCGCCGACCGTCCCCAGGTACACGATGCGCTCATGATGGTCGACGACAACATCCTCAAGCTCGATACGGTCGACCCGGCTTTTATCCAGCTGCTCGACCAGCCCGTTGGCCCCTACGATGTAGAGCACCAGATCGAGACGTTCGCGAGCTTTAACGGCCGCGTCATTATCCAGACGATCTTTTTGACCGGCGAGCACCGGGGCAAGTCTCTCGATAACACCGGCGAGGAGTACGTCGGCCCTTGGCTCGCGGCGCTCGAGCGCATTCGCCCGCAGGAGACGACCATCTACACGGTGGCGCGCGAGACACCGGTCGCCGGCCTTGCCAAAGCAGCGCCCGAGGCACTCGACACGATCGCCGCACGCGTGCGCGCCCTCGGCATCCCCTGCCAGGTGAGCTACTAG
- the map gene encoding type I methionyl aminopeptidase — MFDKGPVPGRNDACWCGSGKKYKKCHSTFDERLERLWEEGWEVLPRTLYKTPADIEGIKRSAAINVGVLDYVGEHIAAGMTTNQIDQMIYDYTVEHGGTPADLNYEGYPKSVCTSINDVVCHGIPCDTDVLHEGDIINVDCSTILDGYFSDSSRMFCIGEVSAERQRLVEVTRASVEAGLAAVKPWLPLSVMAEAVQKTVEDAGFSVVREYGGHGIGKEFHEDPFVGFTTEAPDVDTIMAPGMVFTIEPMVNAGAPDIKISKGDGWCVRTKDGSDSAQCEVQLVVTEDGYELLSW; from the coding sequence ATGTTTGACAAAGGACCCGTGCCCGGCCGCAACGACGCTTGCTGGTGCGGCAGCGGCAAAAAATATAAGAAATGCCATAGCACCTTTGATGAGCGCCTCGAGCGCTTGTGGGAAGAGGGCTGGGAGGTTCTGCCCCGCACGCTCTACAAGACGCCCGCCGATATCGAGGGCATCAAGCGCTCGGCCGCCATCAACGTGGGCGTGCTCGATTACGTAGGCGAGCACATCGCCGCGGGCATGACCACCAACCAGATCGACCAGATGATCTACGACTACACCGTCGAGCACGGCGGCACGCCGGCCGACCTCAACTACGAGGGCTACCCCAAGAGCGTATGCACCTCGATCAACGACGTGGTCTGTCACGGTATCCCCTGCGATACGGACGTGCTGCACGAGGGCGACATCATCAACGTCGACTGCTCCACGATCCTGGACGGCTACTTTAGTGATTCGAGCCGCATGTTCTGCATCGGTGAGGTCTCTGCCGAGCGCCAGCGCCTGGTCGAGGTCACCCGCGCCAGCGTGGAAGCGGGCTTGGCAGCCGTCAAGCCATGGTTGCCGCTCTCCGTTATGGCCGAAGCCGTGCAAAAGACGGTCGAGGACGCCGGCTTTAGCGTGGTGCGCGAGTACGGCGGACACGGCATTGGCAAGGAGTTCCACGAGGACCCGTTTGTGGGCTTTACCACCGAGGCGCCCGATGTGGACACCATCATGGCTCCGGGCATGGTCTTTACCATCGAGCCCATGGTCAACGCCGGGGCGCCCGACATTAAGATTAGCAAGGGTGACGGTTGGTGCGTGCGCACCAAGGACGGCAGCGATTCGGCTCAGTGCGAGGTACAGCTCGTGGTGACCGAGGACGGCTACGAGCTGCTGAGCTGGTAG
- a CDS encoding D-2-hydroxyacid dehydrogenase — protein MNILVLLPVNDRHRAILESSAPGEDFIYTSADAATREQVADADVILGNIDPGMLTACEHLQLLQLQTAGYDDYLAAGTVPAEAKLSCSIGAYGQAVSEHMFTMVLSMMKRLPGYHDLQREHRWEDLGPVTSLKNANVLVLGAGDIGGHFATLCRSMGAHVRGIKRHPLVYPIVFEDMDGMDALPERLAKADIVASFMPSTPETRGLANAEFFAAMKPGAFFANGGRGDLVVADDLVAALESGHLAGAAVDVTDPEPLPATSPLWDAPNMLITPHISGWFHLEATLNNVVDIAAENLRHLQAGETLRRWIEH, from the coding sequence GTGAACATCCTGGTTTTGTTGCCTGTCAACGACCGCCATCGTGCGATCCTCGAGTCGAGCGCTCCAGGCGAGGACTTTATCTACACGAGCGCCGACGCCGCCACACGTGAACAGGTCGCCGATGCCGACGTGATCCTGGGCAACATCGACCCTGGCATGCTCACGGCATGCGAGCATCTCCAGCTGTTGCAATTGCAGACCGCCGGCTATGACGATTACTTGGCCGCCGGCACCGTGCCGGCTGAAGCTAAGCTGTCTTGCTCGATCGGCGCCTACGGTCAGGCCGTGAGCGAGCACATGTTTACCATGGTCCTTTCCATGATGAAGCGCCTGCCCGGCTATCACGATTTGCAGCGCGAGCATCGCTGGGAGGATTTGGGGCCGGTTACCTCGCTCAAAAATGCCAACGTGCTGGTGCTGGGCGCGGGCGACATTGGCGGCCACTTTGCCACGCTCTGCCGCAGCATGGGTGCGCACGTCCGCGGCATCAAGCGCCATCCGCTCGTCTACCCCATTGTGTTTGAGGACATGGACGGCATGGACGCCCTACCTGAGCGCTTGGCGAAGGCCGACATCGTCGCATCCTTTATGCCGAGCACACCCGAGACCCGCGGCCTGGCGAACGCCGAGTTCTTCGCCGCGATGAAGCCGGGCGCCTTCTTTGCCAACGGCGGCCGCGGCGACCTTGTGGTCGCCGACGACTTGGTTGCCGCCTTGGAGTCGGGACATCTCGCCGGCGCCGCGGTCGACGTCACCGACCCCGAGCCCCTGCCCGCGACAAGCCCGCTGTGGGATGCGCCCAACATGCTCATCACACCGCATATCTCGGGCTGGTTCCACTTGGAGGCCACGCTCAACAATGTGGTCGACATTGCCGCGGAGAACTTGCGTCATCTGCAAGCGGGTGAGACGCTCCGCCGTTGGATCGAACACTAA
- a CDS encoding PIN domain-containing protein, which yields MVDTNVWLDYFIPSRRGRSVAIEFLRDACTAQVDLLYAATSSKDLFYLISSEHKAWYRREHGSLSQDAAVAATSLAWDCLDVLSQLATPVPCDLSDIWMASKQRNLHSDYEDDLIIAAAMRSQADLLVTNDVKLCSHAPVAAMSVEDARSYLTTLK from the coding sequence TTGGTTGACACCAACGTGTGGCTCGATTACTTCATTCCCTCACGACGTGGTCGTTCGGTGGCGATTGAGTTTTTACGCGATGCATGCACGGCGCAGGTGGATTTGCTGTATGCGGCGACATCGTCCAAAGACCTGTTCTATTTGATTTCAAGCGAACATAAGGCATGGTATCGGCGCGAGCATGGCTCACTATCCCAAGATGCCGCCGTGGCGGCGACATCACTTGCATGGGATTGCCTCGACGTGTTGTCGCAACTTGCCACGCCGGTACCCTGCGACCTGAGTGACATATGGATGGCGAGCAAGCAGCGTAATCTCCATAGCGATTACGAAGACGATTTAATCATTGCGGCAGCGATGCGCTCCCAAGCAGATTTACTGGTCACCAACGATGTCAAACTCTGTTCACACGCGCCTGTCGCAGCAATGAGCGTAGAAGACGCAAGAAGCTATCTAACAACGCTTAAATAG
- a CDS encoding M18 family aminopeptidase yields the protein MTDQETPERAHVTADDIEAANDLIDFIEACPSMFHTAATIMAELDEAGFTYLPENAAWDIEPGGRYYTQRNTSSVVAFKVGEDLAATWGEDGVAGDYHFQLTASHSDSPTFKVKAVPELDGAGETLRLNIEAYGGMIDYTWFDRPLALAGRVLVREGDRIESRLLATEREVAIIPSLAIHMNRGVNEGFAPNRAVDLCPLISVGELKQGDFDALIADELDVEPEQILGRDLFLVNRQDARIWGWADEFISTPKLDDLACAYTSLQAFLGAENAHDISVFCCFDNEEVGSETKQGAMSTFLADALRRINGSLGFDDESYHRALAASMLVSCDNAHAVHPNHAEKCDARNQVVLNGGIVIKEAANQHYCTDAFSRAVFQAICDDADVPTQAFANKSDMAGGSTLGNLSNMQASMHAVDVGLPQLAMHSSYETGGVRDVMYAIRALTAFYERDLHINGAESAEL from the coding sequence ATGACGGATCAGGAAACGCCCGAGCGCGCGCATGTGACGGCCGATGATATCGAGGCCGCCAACGACCTTATCGACTTTATCGAGGCATGCCCCAGCATGTTCCATACGGCGGCGACCATTATGGCCGAGCTCGACGAGGCGGGCTTTACCTACCTGCCCGAGAATGCGGCGTGGGACATCGAGCCGGGCGGGCGTTATTACACGCAGCGCAACACCTCGAGCGTTGTTGCCTTTAAGGTGGGCGAGGACCTGGCCGCGACGTGGGGCGAGGACGGTGTTGCCGGTGACTATCATTTTCAGCTCACGGCGTCGCACAGCGATTCTCCGACGTTTAAGGTCAAGGCCGTGCCCGAACTTGACGGTGCGGGCGAGACGCTGCGTCTGAACATCGAGGCCTACGGCGGCATGATCGACTACACTTGGTTCGATCGCCCGCTGGCGCTCGCGGGCCGCGTACTGGTGCGCGAGGGCGACCGTATCGAGAGCCGCCTGCTTGCTACCGAGCGCGAGGTCGCTATCATTCCGAGCCTTGCCATCCACATGAACCGCGGCGTTAACGAGGGCTTTGCTCCCAACCGAGCCGTCGACCTGTGCCCGCTCATCAGCGTCGGCGAGCTTAAACAGGGAGATTTTGACGCACTGATCGCTGACGAACTGGACGTTGAGCCCGAGCAGATTCTGGGTCGCGACCTGTTCCTGGTCAATCGTCAGGATGCGCGCATTTGGGGCTGGGCCGACGAGTTTATCTCGACGCCCAAGCTTGACGACCTGGCCTGCGCCTATACCTCGCTGCAGGCATTTTTGGGTGCCGAGAATGCGCATGACATCTCGGTCTTCTGCTGCTTTGATAACGAGGAGGTTGGCTCCGAGACCAAGCAGGGCGCCATGTCGACGTTCTTGGCCGACGCGCTGCGCCGCATCAACGGATCGCTGGGCTTTGACGACGAGTCGTACCATCGCGCACTTGCCGCCTCGATGCTTGTGAGCTGCGACAACGCGCATGCCGTGCATCCCAACCACGCCGAGAAGTGCGATGCCCGCAACCAGGTTGTGCTCAACGGCGGCATCGTCATTAAGGAAGCCGCCAACCAGCACTACTGCACCGATGCCTTTAGCCGCGCGGTGTTCCAGGCCATCTGCGATGACGCCGACGTACCCACACAGGCCTTCGCCAACAAGAGCGATATGGCCGGAGGCTCCACACTCGGCAACCTGTCCAATATGCAGGCGAGCATGCATGCCGTGGACGTGGGCCTGCCGCAGCTGGCCATGCACTCAAGCTACGAGACCGGCGGCGTACGCGACGTGATGTACGCCATCCGCGCCCTCACCGCCTTCTACGAGCGCGACCTCCATATCAACGGAGCCGAAAGCGCGGAGCTCTAA
- a CDS encoding carcinine hydrolase/isopenicillin-N N-acyltransferase family protein: MKPRNIAITCGVAGVAVGLAAATGIVYHKQIKSAASLKRLTGYADGYDLYAIDIAYDYDLDRIIAAGVRDDQAYIDAVVAQVLPGVPAHVQAPQFACSAFVAVDAEGRVRTGRNYDFKDDTSALLVRNHPRGGYASIGLAALNNLGDNTPLDSVAGRAAALMGPFAQLDGVNECGVFIAVLTLDSKPCDQDTQRPVINTSLAIRLVLDRAATTQEAVDLLFAYDMHAMAGRDYHFFINDAAGDARVVEWDPRDPDRAFKATPVRQVTNFYACYDDEVLSNQKNGELGHGKERAVAIADVLDAHVGAQDETIVWEALRAAAQEPNPEDITSNTQWSVVFDNTEPAAAITLRRHWGDVDAFAL, translated from the coding sequence ATGAAGCCACGTAACATTGCCATCACCTGCGGTGTCGCGGGAGTCGCCGTCGGCCTTGCCGCTGCCACCGGTATCGTTTATCACAAGCAAATCAAGTCCGCCGCGTCGCTCAAACGCTTGACCGGCTACGCGGATGGCTATGACCTGTACGCAATCGACATCGCCTACGACTACGATCTCGATCGCATCATCGCCGCTGGCGTGCGCGACGACCAGGCCTACATCGATGCCGTGGTGGCGCAGGTGCTGCCCGGTGTGCCGGCACATGTCCAGGCGCCCCAGTTTGCCTGCAGCGCTTTTGTCGCCGTAGATGCCGAAGGCCGCGTGCGCACCGGTCGCAATTACGACTTTAAGGACGACACCTCGGCGCTGCTGGTGCGCAATCACCCACGCGGCGGCTATGCTTCCATCGGGCTTGCCGCCCTTAACAACCTGGGCGATAACACTCCACTTGACTCCGTCGCCGGACGCGCCGCGGCACTCATGGGCCCGTTTGCCCAGCTCGACGGTGTTAACGAATGCGGCGTGTTCATTGCCGTACTCACCCTGGATTCCAAGCCCTGTGACCAGGACACGCAACGGCCCGTCATCAACACCTCGCTCGCCATCCGTCTGGTGCTCGACCGTGCCGCCACCACGCAAGAAGCTGTCGACCTGCTTTTCGCCTACGACATGCACGCCATGGCAGGACGCGATTACCACTTCTTTATCAACGACGCCGCCGGTGACGCGCGCGTAGTAGAATGGGACCCGCGCGATCCGGACCGCGCTTTCAAAGCGACTCCTGTACGCCAGGTTACGAACTTCTACGCCTGCTATGACGACGAAGTGCTGTCCAACCAAAAGAATGGCGAGCTGGGCCATGGTAAAGAGCGCGCCGTCGCAATCGCCGATGTTCTTGACGCCCATGTCGGTGCCCAGGACGAAACGATTGTCTGGGAAGCCCTGCGTGCCGCAGCGCAAGAACCCAATCCGGAAGACATCACCAGCAATACGCAATGGTCGGTCGTCTTTGACAATACCGAACCCGCCGCCGCTATTACGCTGCGCCGCCACTGGGGCGACGTCGACGCCTTCGCACTGTAA
- a CDS encoding 6-phosphofructokinase, giving the protein MLRIGLLTSGGDCQALNATMRGIVKTLMTNSEEPIEIYGFEDGYQGLIYSRFRVMTPADFSGILTRGGTILGTSRTPFKRLNVPEADGVEKVPAMVHTYHKLQLDCLFMLGGNGSTKTANRLREEGLNVIALPKTIDNDTWGTELTFGFTSAIDVATKCIDDIHTTASSHGRVFVIEIMGHKVGWIPLYAGVAGGADVILIPEIPYDMDNVIKTIEHRMETGSRFTIVAVAEGAISKEDAALPKKEYKKKLAERTSPSIVYDIAKEIEAKTGRETRVAIPGHTQRGGQPDAQDRIFATQCGVEAALGCLRGEFGYMIALRDGKMCHMPLEDVAGKLKFVDPQSDLVREAKALGISFGDE; this is encoded by the coding sequence ATGCTTAGGATCGGTCTTCTTACCAGTGGCGGCGACTGCCAGGCGCTCAACGCCACTATGCGCGGCATCGTCAAAACGCTTATGACAAATAGCGAAGAACCTATCGAGATCTATGGTTTTGAGGACGGCTACCAGGGCCTTATCTACAGCAGATTCCGCGTCATGACGCCCGCCGATTTTAGCGGCATCCTCACCCGCGGCGGCACCATCCTGGGCACGAGCCGTACGCCGTTCAAGCGCCTGAATGTTCCCGAGGCCGATGGCGTCGAGAAGGTGCCCGCAATGGTCCACACCTATCATAAACTGCAGCTCGACTGCCTGTTTATGCTGGGTGGCAACGGATCCACCAAGACCGCCAACCGCCTGCGCGAAGAGGGCCTCAACGTTATCGCGCTGCCCAAGACCATCGATAACGACACCTGGGGCACCGAGTTGACGTTTGGCTTTACGAGCGCCATCGACGTCGCTACCAAGTGCATCGACGACATCCACACCACCGCCTCAAGTCACGGCCGCGTGTTCGTTATCGAGATCATGGGTCACAAGGTTGGCTGGATTCCGCTGTATGCCGGCGTCGCGGGCGGCGCAGATGTCATCTTGATTCCCGAGATTCCCTACGACATGGATAACGTCATCAAGACCATCGAGCATCGCATGGAGACCGGCAGCCGCTTTACTATCGTGGCCGTCGCCGAGGGCGCTATCTCCAAGGAGGACGCGGCGCTGCCCAAGAAGGAGTACAAGAAGAAGCTCGCCGAGCGCACGAGCCCGTCAATCGTGTACGACATCGCCAAGGAGATCGAGGCCAAGACCGGTCGCGAGACCCGCGTCGCCATCCCCGGCCACACGCAGCGCGGCGGCCAGCCCGACGCCCAGGACCGCATCTTTGCGACCCAGTGCGGCGTCGAGGCAGCGCTCGGCTGCCTGCGCGGCGAGTTTGGCTACATGATTGCCCTGCGCGACGGCAAGATGTGCCATATGCCGCTCGAGGATGTCGCCGGCAAGCTCAAGTTTGTCGATCCCCAGAGCGATCTGGTGCGCGAGGCCAAGGCGTTGGGCATCAGCTTCGGCGACGAATAG
- a CDS encoding helix-turn-helix domain-containing protein yields MDLAMAQRLVDRRKAAGLSQEALAAQLGVSRQAVSKWERSESSPDTDNLIALAALYGVSLDELLYGEAVCDTDDSADSDSGADNLDESEGAESSTEHVDPDGKPLVDISLARGIHVIDPNKGEEVHVGWSGIHVANERKGEEVHVGPGGLHIDTLEDDGHSVHTNDDGTVTIDGETFSSWKEAHDKLDHHGKHFHTKIGRAWNEFPFPALVVLAYLALGIICGTWGMGLFLVFLIPVYYAMGDFIDRRHLSKLIGSVYPTAAIAWFLYMWLCLAQPHPAWVILITLPFIEALMCWCRKQWKRRKQA; encoded by the coding sequence ATGGATCTTGCGATGGCACAGCGCCTCGTCGATCGCCGCAAAGCTGCCGGTCTTTCCCAGGAGGCTCTTGCTGCCCAGTTGGGCGTAAGCCGCCAAGCTGTCAGCAAATGGGAACGCAGCGAATCCTCGCCCGATACCGATAACCTTATTGCACTCGCCGCGCTGTATGGCGTGTCACTGGATGAACTGCTGTATGGAGAAGCGGTTTGTGATACCGATGACTCGGCAGACAGTGACTCTGGCGCAGACAATTTGGACGAGTCTGAAGGCGCCGAGTCTTCTACCGAGCACGTGGATCCTGACGGCAAGCCACTTGTCGATATTTCTCTCGCACGCGGTATCCATGTTATTGATCCCAACAAAGGCGAAGAGGTTCATGTTGGTTGGAGTGGCATCCACGTGGCTAACGAGCGCAAGGGTGAAGAGGTCCATGTGGGGCCGGGCGGATTGCATATCGATACGCTAGAGGATGATGGACACAGTGTACATACCAATGACGACGGCACCGTCACCATCGACGGCGAGACGTTTTCCAGCTGGAAAGAGGCACACGACAAGCTCGACCATCATGGCAAGCATTTCCACACCAAGATCGGTCGCGCATGGAACGAGTTTCCCTTTCCTGCACTTGTCGTCCTCGCCTATCTCGCGCTCGGCATCATCTGCGGCACGTGGGGTATGGGGCTCTTTCTGGTCTTTCTGATTCCCGTCTACTATGCGATGGGCGACTTCATCGACCGACGTCATCTATCTAAGCTAATCGGCAGCGTCTATCCAACAGCCGCCATTGCCTGGTTTCTCTATATGTGGCTTTGCTTGGCGCAGCCCCATCCCGCATGGGTCATCCTCATCACGCTTCCCTTCATAGAGGCACTCATGTGCTGGTGCCGAAAGCAATGGAAGCGCCGCAAACAAGCCTAA